aaaaatggcATATTATTGGATCCCAATTCGAGACGAAGATAAAGCAAAGACAGCCATCATTACACCGTTCGGACTCTTCGAATTCAACTGCATGACGTTTGGCCTACGAAACTCTAGCCAAACATTCCAAAGATTTATGCACGAGGTACTACGAGGCTTGGATGACATCGTCTACTCATTCATCGacgatttattagtattttcaaataatccgGATGACCACAGAAGGCACGTAGAACTTGTCCTGGAACGCCTAAGTAAATATGGAGTATCGTTAAACATCGAGAAATGTGAATTCGGAAGAAACAAGATTGAATTCCTCGGTTATCAAGTCTCAGTGGAGGGGATAACACCGACCGAAGAGCGCACTCACGCCATCTCTAACTATCCGAAACCAAACACGGTGCAAGATCTTAGAAGATTTCTTGGCATGGTCAACTTCTATCGTGACTGCTTACCTCATCAAGCCGAACATCAACACgaattaaacaaatacttacataacgcCAAGAAGAACGACAAGACACCGATAGTATGGACAACTGAAGCCGAAACAGCTTTCGATATATGCCGACAAAGCGTTCTCGAAGCTACTACGTTATCACATCCAGTACCCGGTGCACCGTTATCTTTGTTGACCGACGCGTCTGACTGCAGTTTGGGCGCAGTGCTAcagcaaaaagaaaatgaagtaTGGTAACCACTCGCATTTTTCTCGAAGTCAATGAGCGAGACGCAACGGCGATACAGCGTGTACGATCGCGAATTACTAGCTATGTACACCGCTGTCAAACACCTACGACGTCTTATAGAGGGGAGCGAAGTGACCATTTACACCGATCACAAACCTCTAGTAAACGCCTTAACAAGACCGCCGAGCAACAGTGACACACCGAGAAGAGAGAGACAACTACATTATATCAGCCAGTTTTGTTCAAGAATCAAGTTCATACaaggagaaaaaaatctaGCAGCCGATGCCATGTCACGCATAGAAGAAATAGATCTACTCACATGCATAGATTACGAAAAATTATCACAAGAACAGAAAAGAGATATCACCCTACaagatttgaaaaatcatCCGAAATTAACTTTTGCCGACACAATTCTGACAGGCGTCACTCAACCTATCACGTACGAGACATCGACAGGGAAAAATCGACTGTATCTACCACAAGCTTTTCGTTATGCCGCTTTCAAAGCGCAACACGAATTAAGCCATCCAGGAATACGCACGACGAGAAGAATAAtgacttcaaaatatttttggccgTCTATAAACAAGGACGTCGGAACATGGGCCAAATCCTGCATTGGTTGTCAGCGTGCGAAGATTCATAGACATGTCGTCAGTCCCTTAGGCGAGTTTTCACCGGCAAGAAGATTTGAACATGTACATACAGACATCGTTGGACCTCTACCGATCTCGCAGGGATACCGCTACCTCGTCACAATCATCGATCGCAACACGAACTGGATGGAAGCGATACCGGTCAAAGAAATCACCGCCGAGATTGTTGCTCAAGCAGTCTATGAAGGATGGATATCGAGATTTGGATGTCCTTTACGAATCACCACGGACCAAGGACGGCAATTCGAGTCATCATTGTTCAATGCACTAATGAAGAAATGTGGCATAAGGCGCATAAGAACTACAGCCTATCATCCTCAAGCCAACGGAAAAGTGGAAAGATTCCATCGCACATTGAAGGCGGCATTGATGGCAAGAGAGGCCAGTACAAGGTGGATAGAAGATTTACCTACAGTTTTGCTTGGCATACGCACTGCACTACGTGACGACAACACTAGTTCTGCACTGATGACGTATGGTTCTACGCTACGAGTCCCGTTCGATTTCTTTGTACCTACAAAGTCAAAGAATGAAGACGCCCAATTCATCCGCCAGTTCACAGAAACAATGTCAACTCTATCACCTGTACAGAGAATAATCGCATCGAGTAAGAACCTCTTCGTATATAAGGAATTATCAACATGCAGTCATGTATTCGTCCGCAATGACACTGTGAGAAGCCCCTTGATAGCGCCATATGACGGTCCATACAGAGTGATAGAGcgaaacaacaaatatttcaagattgaATTGCCACTTCGAGCATCCAATATATCCATAGATCGACTCAAACCGGCACACATAATCAAGCAAGATGACGACGTAGCGGCAAACGCGCAACCGAGCCATCCCCACTCCTCGAAACCTGCACCAGCAACGAGTACATCTCAGCGCGCACTATCTGTTCACACGCCGAGTGCGCCGCAACCACGTATTGTCAAGCCGAGAAAACAGGAAACAACAACTATGCCGAAGATATCAAGACATGGAAGAGTAATCAAACCTTGTGTACGCTTCGCTTGAAGGGGGATAATGTGGAGCCCACAAACAGTTTGAATAGAAAcaacgcgacgcgacgcgcgcTCCGTTCAGCGCGCTCCCCACCACCGCGCGAGTTGTGCCGTGATGCGAATTACGTGTGCAGTATCAATgttgtactataaatatatgtaaatattgtaaaataaattattctacttccattcttctcattggcattttatttcgagtagTCTAAGCACACTACACAACTAAGGTACATAAACATggtgccaatggaggcaaaaagcgcctattttcaatattgttgcagatttacgaccaaaaataccttctacgcaatcgtggtgcgagtttaaaggaaaaaggactgatttagtggattatcctgaaattaataatactattttaggttatgttctgcattatttggtcaactgtggtcataaactgatataaacttgattttgactgaagatcttacctgtatgaagtcatattttaatatgtcttcacgtgtgaagacatattaaaatatggttcgtgtttactggctcgaaaattttacagcgtgaggcgtatcacATGGTTTtctaagttttatttcttatggaaaacgatatttcccaatatttcggcacccgaatatgctacattgttgtatattttcaccaacgaatgcttacataatgaaaggattaataaagtactctaaaataaacgttttaatcgactaAGCAAATCGGGGGCGTATCAAGTTATCTATAACTTCATGGTTTTAAAAAACCTGAAAGATTTATCTTGAGTCCTTGATCAATTTGTGGTGATTACAAAGTGAGAAGCATGTAATACGCATAATCCACATACGAGCagattttgtataattaaagttttatgtggttttcactaatagatagtgtgattcttgaggaaggtttaggtataatttaatatatttttacccgagcgaagccgggatgggccgctagtataagAAGTCCAATAAATAAGTCAAAACATTAcctattcagaaattatatcTTGGGTCTTATTCATTCCGAGGAGTTTTCGATGTTACCTCACAGACATAGAGACAGAGTACCTATATGTTTACCGATAGAtacatttcttattattatttcgattaTTCCATGTTtgtatattagaaatattcCTTGCATTACGTAGATAGAAGTAcatatgtatgaatatttaagtttttatttaagtatgaattttttaaattactacgctttttaattactactgatttaaaaataatataaacttcccgccattttgtttcGCCCATTGTAATACCAGAGACAAAGCCAGGGAGGAGAATTTTAAAGCCTACTTTACAATCTCACCAAGCGAATATATTGTGCGCTTGCATTTGGCTGGCAAGCAAAATGGAATGTTCTCGGATATTCTAGTGAAATCGAGGTCGACTATATGAGCACAGCATTTGTCTTGCTCGCACATTGGCTATGAATAATAGTATTGTCTTTTTCACACATTAGAGTTCCAAATGGTACATAGATTGTATGTTTCTTTAATATCAAATTGTTATAAACtcaagcaaaaaatatatttactatcaAGAGATTTTTTCTCTATAAGTAAGTATTCATCAcatataattactttattcatttttttagattaattttaatttggtcACATAACAATTTAACGATTAATCTTTTGACATATGCCAACCGACCCCACCGCGTGAACAATTTGGAACAGTATTATGAAAGAGTTCTAATCACACATGCTGGCTGGTGCAATAGTTttatcaaagaaataaaaattttaaatcgtaTTTTCGGGAGTTGCGTCCATTATATCCTGTTTGAagttgtcaaaatatttaatattattgtgtaaattgttgtaaaaatgttgtgCGCTACTCGTGCCATCAGACAGAAGGTGTTGGAGTATTCCGGCGTGGGAACGGAATTTTACACACAGAAGAATTTCTACTCAGTTCTCAAAAATGTGAGTTATTCCTTTGAAAATAGACTATTATACGCTTATTTCTTTTCGTGATGTTAGAATATGAGCTTTGGAATGTGTCCAGAGGGCTGAATCTTGCATTGAACTTGTTGCCTTcacatgtaggtacttatgatGTAAagggttatttttttatttcagagcGCAGCCCCAACAGTTCCTATTTATCAGCAGCATGCTCTACAGTACAGACAAAAGtatgtaacaatataaatattatatgtatgttcaaTTTACATAAGGATTTCATCATAACCTCAAAAATTTGTAGTGAACCTTAACCTTTTTCAATATtagtttgtttttgattttaaaaaggtaccaaatgaagaaaaatgttctaaaattaagtttacaaTTTGTAAAGATTGGATttagtttgattttaatataaatttgaatttattatgtgtacctatatatagtattatttgaATACTGACTCAGACcagaattgaaattataatgtaaactaTTATCCCATAAGTATTTACACTTAactaaaaatcatatttttctcCTTTTGTTACCATTCTATATTAATAACCCCAATCCAATATAAGAAAACTTATgtatataacctaaaaatgcAATTTCAAATTAGACTAATCTCATAAGCTTGTATTGTGGGTCATTTAGACTGAAACAGAAGTTGGAACACGTCAAATCTTTGCCTACTCTGAGAATAGACTGAACACTAAGATACCACAGCAGGtagattttaatgtataattatgaatcaagGGCACTTGTGTCTGACCGAGTATTCTGCTTTGATTCTGGTTAATGCTGAAcccatttaaataattgttttaacgTTAATAAGTGTCTAGggtgaaaacaaaaattcataCAGATTAAATGCCAGAGTTTAatcactaaataaattaaatatataaaaaaataaatatattaggacaaatcacacagattgagctagccctgaagtaagttcaagacttgtgttataggatactaactcaacgattctgtattttataacaaatacatatatagataaacatccaagaccagggccaatcagaaaaagatcattttccatcattacccgaccggggatcgaacccgggacctctaggttcagaagcaagcactttaccaatgTGCCACCGAGGTTGAAGTAGAATCAATGgcatttgttgtttttttatttgttctattTCTATGACACTGTTGAGAACTCCAGTCCAGGCTAGGTTTAAGCAATATAGCAATATACAACAGGCAATGTCAATcgtatctctctctcatctcagcGTTGCCTGAGTTGCTTCCAGGCTTCATCTACTTTTTCATCTCCATGTTAGTcgacatccctagttgtcagtcAACACCAAACATGtaacactttaaaaaaataagattaatataaagatttattattatttttgcgaTTACAGGTCTGATGGAGTGCGCGGTGCCGTTATCGGTATCGATTTGGGCACCACGAACTCATGTGTCGCCGTCATGGAAGGCAAGACACcaaaggtatttattttactagtgACCCATCCTGACTTCCGTcggttaaaaacaataaattatacacctaaaccttccacaggaatcacactatctattggtgaaaaccacatgaaaatctgtgcagtagtttttgtgtttattgcaAACGAAACAGATGTGGCAGAGGACATTAACCTTACttaaagagtagaaaataaaaggcGTCCAGGgtgcttttctactttttcgtctccacatCGCGCGGTCGTCGGcgtccctagttgtcagaccattgtctcgcatatcatccttgacgacatcaagccagcatatcttgggtttgcccccttctgccagggccattCGTTGGATAATCTTAATCTATTTCTCAGGTGGTTGAGAACAGTGAAGGCTCGCGAACCACTCCATCCCACGTAGCCTTCAGCAAGGAGGGTGAGCGGCTGGTGGGCATGCCAGCCAAGCGGCAAGCTGTCACCAACAGTGGGAACACCTTCTACGCGACCAAGCGGCTCATCGGACGCAGGTTCGACGATCCGGAGGTCCAGAAAGATATGAAGAATCTGTCTTATAAGGTGGTAAAGGCTTCCAATGGCGATGCATGGGTTCAAGGTGAGTTTTTGTTCCATCgttcatttagttttaaaaaaattacagggCCCACATGTGTGTCCCGCCATAGAATAGGAGTGCTCCCGTGagtgtcgtacgaggcgactaagggacacaaagcaTTAACAGCTCATAGGCAACAGTAGTATTCGCAATGAAAGTTGATGGTTGTATAATCATAGCCGTATCTTCCGAATTTAATGACGATTTTTTTGACGGGCTTTAATGCGTCACGGCTCCGAAAGAAACTTCCAATATCCACATTtggaggatgtatgtttgtgaaatctactggacggattgttataaaatttggtacatgtgtagaatataacctggaattacacagggtactttttatcccgaaattgccacgggagcgaagccccggcaCGCAGCTAGTagcacaatttaaaatatcgcattatattaattttattgacgacctcggtggcgcagtggtaaagttcttgccactgaaccgagaggtctcgggttcgatctccggtcgggtcatgatggaaaatgatatttttctgattgccccgggtcttggatatttgtctatatatgtatttgttataaaatatagtatcgttgagttagtatcccataacacaagtctcgaacttactttgggtgatttgtcataatatatttatatttattttattacaggcAGTGAGGGCAAAGTGTACTCACCGAGCCAGATCGGAGCGTTTGTATTGATGAAGATGAAGGAGACAGCCGAGGCGTACCTCAACACGAGTGTCAAGAACGCTGTCATCACTGTGCCTGCTTACTTCAACGACTCCCAACGGCAGGCCACTAAGGACGCCGGTAAGTTTTTTCAGGCGTTAtgacagcgccatctagttaattgaatcaaaaataaatggttttgCAATTGGCTATTTTCTACCATgtaagaacaaaaataattaaaaatgcatatttatGATAGACCAGCTGttgcacgcggcttcgcccgcgtaaattttccacgggatcagttatttttccaggtaTGAAAAGTAACCCTATGTCCGTCCGTACTGTAAACTACAGGAATGCAAGGTTCCacaaagattggttgagtagataaagcgtgaagaggtaacatacaaacttactttcgcatttataatattagttaggatttctAAAGAGGCAACCGGGAAATGTCTATATCTACTCATAAAATTTAAgtgttgattttatatttccaaTTTTTCGGAATTACACTAATTGGCGATAGTTCTCGGAGCGTtacgaccgctgcggccgctcTGTCATTACGGtccgtcaattttctcgaggaaggaatcatttccaaaatcaaccataaatcataaaatttacattgtcacagtacagatttattattttaaagacgGTTAGTAAagctaattcttgtctttgttaaaattcgaaaagtcgtaatgacagcgcggccgcagccgTCGACACGCTCTGAGGGATACCCTATTGaacaattatatgtatttgatggGTATAGCTAATTCACCCAATTGCCCAGAATGCGGTATTATAGAAGGCGGAGTGTGTCCGCAACGAGACACTCCGCCGCGATTTTGACTTTGATTTACTCCCCCTTGGTACACGTAATTGGCTTCTCCATTATCGGACGATGCCAAACGCTTTATCAAACTATGTCTCCACATTAATTGATACAATTTGTAGCACCTTACACGGGGGTGACATAGTCACTGCGTGACAAAACCcctttaaatcaataaagaaaaaataaagataccCTATTGGCCTtgtcaattttaatgtaaacgtCATTAATACTGTGGGTTTTCttaacatattaaataaatgaatttgaatcagAAATAAATGGACATTTTGCGAAGTGGGCTTTTTGTGAACGTTGGCCATGTTGCAGATTGGACAACCTATAGggaacgctcagatgaaacaGACACATGTCTCTCACTTTCGGCCAAAGATTCGCTTACCAAATTTTTTCTCGTATTACACTGTGGCTATATATTACAGGACAAATCTCTGGTTTGAATGTGTTGCGTGTCATCAATGAACCGACAGCGGCCGCCCTCGCTTACGGAATGGACAAAACTGAAGACAAAATGTGAGTAATTTCGACTTTACTAGCACCGCCCCGGGGATTCGCTTGGGTGGgaatatgtccttctccgtacttcaaactacatgtatgaaaaatatcaagaagattggtcgagtagatggagcgtgaagaggtaacaacaCCAAAtgaacttattttcgcatttataatatactagatgttatgtgggaatttttaaaattttgagataaaatataggctatatcttggataatgtacctgtctaatggtgaaagaaattttgaaatcggtacggtagtttcggagattgcccgcttcaaacatacaaactcacaaacgcttacctctttgtaataatagtatagatttttttgtagctACAAAATGTActactgctgggcaaaagcctccccacTCTTTTCATTTGTGTCTGGTTCTTTCAATCAaacttttgttgtttattttgtcatccatatttaatactagcttttgcacgcggcttcgctgctagataaatctagATTAGTTGGTATGAATTTAACTTGTTaactcaattatttttatcaatccCAGCATCGCAGTTTACGACTTGGGCGGGGGCACGTTCGACGTATCGGTGCTGGAGATACAGAAGGGCGTGTTCGAAGTGAAGTCGACCAACGGCGACACGCTGCTTGGAGGCGAAGACTTCGACAATGTCATCGTCAACTTCCTCGTCGACGAGTTCAAGAGAGACgttagtgattttttttttcatttatttccatatatactagctgtttatccgcggctccgcccgcgtgaatttccccaTGGGAGTTgtaatttttccgggatgaaaggtaccctatgtccttctccgtacttcaaactacatgtgtgcaaaatttcaagaagatttgttaGAGgtgataaacaaaattactttcgcatttctgATATTAGttgtgatattatttaatttcacccTTCATTTTCGCCTCTGGGGATGAGATTTGaaaaactttcaccccctcaTTGTAGCAACTTTAGGGGTCGTAAATAACCCTATCTTTGAACTCGGGTCTTTAGTTATATgcatgtcaaatttcatcaaaatcggttcagcgtGTTCAATTTACTTGACGTTTGTGCTCCTTTCATTTCAGCTGAGCACAAGTTgatataaatcatatatttgtCCCGTGTTTTTTCtcctatgtaaatatattgcgtgaagcggtggtggtgtaatggttaagacgcctgtggtccgaaaggtcccatgttcgaatcctactcgtgtcacatgagtttgtataccaatctgactcatgtatagtagttttcatcgaccaccacttgcttccggtgaaggaaaacatcgtgaggaaacctgtgcactggttgattattaacttgtgtgtgaaatggagaagacaatggcaaaccacttcattaataatgccaagaaagttgttgtgtgtgtttcattccacgtaataaccacgaccctcagtcatgaggaatacgactatgaagaagaaatatattgatttaactGTTATTTCCCAACACCCGGGTGTTTTTTcctcgtaaaaatatttattactttttgacgacctcgatggcgcagtggtaaagtgctcgcctctgaaccgagaggtcccgggttcgatccccggtcgggtcatgatggaaaattatctttttcagattggcccgggtcttggatgtttatctatatatgtattcattatagaatatagtatcgttgagttagtatcccataacacaagtctcgaacctactttggggccagctcaatctgtgtgatttgtcctaatatatttatttatttaacagcaAGGCATCGACCTCCGCAAGGACGCGATGGCAATGCAACGTCTGAAGGAAGCTGCGGAGAAGGCAAAGATTGAGCTCTCAGGATCTCTGCAGACGGACATCAACCTGCCATACTTGACTATGGACGCTGCGGGGCCGAAACACATGAATCTTAAGGTCAGTTCTTCCCCATTTCGTGGCTGCGAGGTCGCGAAGCCCCAGTAGACAGCGTAGAAAATAACCTTGAAGATTTTTATGCCAATTTAtcataattgtaaaattatgtaattaataaaaacatatttaactttttttacacagattgtaatgtaatgtcaataaatatatataaaaaaatcaaaattgaatatgaattaattcagaaatcattgttttgttgtacaattaatttaatgtaataaataaaataaaagattttataagaaatatattaatccaAATTGATTTTAGCACCTGATTTGGTCGCAAAATTGtccaacattaaataaatctatactattattacaaagaggcAAGCGTTCGTGAGTTTGTACGTTTGATGCGGGTAATCTACgaaactatttcaaaaattctttcaccattacaaagtcaaatatatatatgtcgaaatacccacgggagcgaagccgccgGCGACATGTAGTCTCAAAATAAAACGGCACATCAACAGATGAGCCGCTCCAAGCTGGAGTCGCTGGTGTCGGAGCTGATCAAGCGCACGGTGGCGCCGTGTCAGCGCGCGCTGCAGGACGCGGATGTGCAGCGGAGCGACGTCGGCGAGGTGCTGCTGGTCGGCGGCATGACCAGAATGCCCAAGGTGACCGATTTACATTTgtcattcgttcattcgttcAGTTGTTCACTCTTTCTTTCTAGTCAAGGTGGCTGATAGCATTGATGGTTCGGTCATTCGTCATAGAGATTTAGTAGAATCCACTTTACTATGACTGCATTAATTCGGTCATCAATTAGTTTCGTTCAAATAGTTCATTCAATCTTTCGTTCATTCAACCTCTCGTTCATTCAATACGTTGTTATTTcgttttttcttctttcattATTTCCTGCATTAATTGATTCTTCCATTCGTTCGTTAATTCGGTCACTCACCATTCATCATTCACTTGAGCACTGGCACAAGTCGACGTCGGTAACATACCGGCTAGGCGGGTCATTGAGACAGGTGCTAGATTATATTGGAGACATATTCCCTATCGGTGTCTGTATGTCGGTGGGTTATAATCTCACGAACAAATGTTCCCTTGATTTAGTGAAGTTTTCTCGCTTCAGACTGTGAAacatcattttattacatattacgctgtctgtctgtccctatgtacaTAGATCTcttaaactacgcaacggattttgatgcgggttttattaatagataggtttataggtatgtaacatgcataatatagCACCCGCGCGAAAACGGGGCGGGTCGCTTGTATATCATCATATTTGTTTCCcatggaaaaaaaaacgcgtttgtttgaaatgttagtttcgttttatttcggatcatatttcaaaattttacttaagcTTGGTATTAATTAGTAACAATAAAACGCATATACCTGCgagaagaaatatataatatatttttaatcataaaaatatgaaattattgacACAAGCCTGTATAGCAGTCTGAGTGATATTTTTGCAATCGACGCGCGACGAATAAAATCATGTCAACGCTGTATAACGTTGatgagttccctcgttgggaacCGATCCTGGGTCCACACTATAGGGACCGCAATCAGCCCACGCACATCATAATAACTCACtgtcatcaaaaataaacgcgtgtaaaatttcagttaaatCAGTTAAAAAGATATCTTCATGCAACGCAAATTCTTCACGTTCTCACATTTCAACTGTCTCAGGTCCAATCGACGGTGCAAGAAATATTCGGTAGGGCTCCGTCGCGCGCCGTCAACCCCGACGAGGCGGTGGCCGTGGGCGCCGCCGTCCAGGGCGGAGTCCTGGCGGGTGACGTCACGGACATTCTCCTGTTGGACGTGACCCCGTTGTCGCTGGGCATTGAGACACTGGGCGGGGTGTTCACGAAGCTGATCActaggaatacgactataccGACGAAGAAGAGCCAGGTGTTCAGCACGGCCGCCGACGGGCAGACGCAGGTGGGTTGTCCGCGGGTTCGCTCgcgcgtgtgtgtgtgtgtgtgtgtggtcGTCGTGTCACtgtagttgttcgccgcgaacttggTCCTCGCagacacaataaattttgatgaacaaAATTGTGAACAAGGATtaatttttacgaaattgtgaatatttagaaaatgacCTACGATTCTGATGCGCCACgaacttgaaaattgtaatgacagatTTTAcgtatcttttaaatttcatcaaaatcaccaacggttcgaaagttatcgcgttaaaaacatacacacaaaaaatgtattgtccCAGCGGTTGTgatccagtggttaagaccgtccgcctgtcATCAGcagttccaggttcgaatcctactcgtgccacacgagtttgtataccaatttgactcatgtatagtagttttcatcgaccaccacttgcttccggtgaaggaaaacatcgcgaggaaacctgcacactggttgattgttaTTAACTCGCgtgtgaaacggagaaggcaatggcaaaccacttcattaataattcCAAGAAAGTcttgtttgtgtgtgtgtgtgtgtttaatttaaagaCCACGACCCACAGCCGCGTGGAATACGACGTGCgtagattatttattacaatctcGTAATAATACACAGGTTGAGATCAAAGTGCACCAAGGTGAGCGCGAAATGGCCGCGGACAACAAACTCCTCGGGCAGTTCTCGCTGGTGGGCATCCCGCCCGCGCCGCGCGGCGTGCCGCAGGTCGAGGTCACCTTCGACATCGACGCCAACGGCATCGTGCACGTCTCCGCGCGGGACAAGGGCACCGGCAAGGAGCAACAGAGTGAGTGCTCCGGGGGCTCCGGGGGCTCGAGATTTTGTTCATTATACgtgttacatatatttatattttccttttcatctcaaattcaaattcaaatcatttattcagaaattagaccttcacaggcactttttctcgtcaatctttatatttatagttgtttctcacaagctacaaactact
This genomic interval from Plodia interpunctella isolate USDA-ARS_2022_Savannah chromosome 30, ilPloInte3.2, whole genome shotgun sequence contains the following:
- the Hsc70-5 gene encoding heat shock 70 kDa protein cognate 5 is translated as MLCATRAIRQKVLEYSGVGTEFYTQKNFYSVLKNSAAPTVPIYQQHALQYRQKSDGVRGAVIGIDLGTTNSCVAVMEGKTPKVVENSEGSRTTPSHVAFSKEGERLVGMPAKRQAVTNSGNTFYATKRLIGRRFDDPEVQKDMKNLSYKVVKASNGDAWVQGSEGKVYSPSQIGAFVLMKMKETAEAYLNTSVKNAVITVPAYFNDSQRQATKDAGQISGLNVLRVINEPTAAALAYGMDKTEDKIIAVYDLGGGTFDVSVLEIQKGVFEVKSTNGDTLLGGEDFDNVIVNFLVDEFKRDQGIDLRKDAMAMQRLKEAAEKAKIELSGSLQTDINLPYLTMDAAGPKHMNLKMSRSKLESLVSELIKRTVAPCQRALQDADVQRSDVGEVLLVGGMTRMPKVQSTVQEIFGRAPSRAVNPDEAVAVGAAVQGGVLAGDVTDILLLDVTPLSLGIETLGGVFTKLITRNTTIPTKKSQVFSTAADGQTQVEIKVHQGEREMAADNKLLGQFSLVGIPPAPRGVPQVEVTFDIDANGIVHVSARDKGTGKEQQIVIQSSGGLSKDEIENMVKAAEQFAATDKQRRERVEVSNQAEGVLHDTETKMDEYKNQLPQDECDKLREEIAKLRDLLAKKDDVDPETIRSATGTLQQASLKLFEQAYKKMAAEREGQQQTTDSTQEEKKEEKKN